Genomic DNA from Coregonus clupeaformis isolate EN_2021a chromosome 9, ASM2061545v1, whole genome shotgun sequence:
GTGCAAGTATACATGTGCACGTGTATGCATATACGTGCACGTGTATGCGCAACAACGATGCAGACAGACACGTCTGTATAGTTAGAGCAAGatgtcatttgtgtgtgtgtgtgtgtgtgtgtgtgtgtgtgtgtgtgtgtgggtgggtgtgggtgtgggtgtgggtgtgtgtgtgtgggtgtgtgtgtgcctgtgtgcctgtgagtgagtgagtgagtgatagaAAGAAGAACATGGGCACTCATTTCAATAGATTTAATGTATTGTGTTCTGCATTAAGTAATTAgttgtgtctgctaaatgactaaaatgtaaatgtaaatgtaattaattaTTTGAATAAATGTCTTAAAAGTAACTGCAAACTTTGACTGCGTTTTTCTCCAAAACATGATTTGATGATGCTCACATGTAATGGCACGTAACTTGCTTGATATTTGGAGTAGAGAGAACATGTTGGTCTCATTAGAAAGCTAACATTCAGCAGTATAAAACTCCAAATGTGTTTTGGGTTCAATGTGACTGATTATGATAGAGCAAGTCACAAATGTCCACATGGCAGCTTGGGGCAGACCACAACATGTTGTCTCTGGGAAATTGGGCATCATTGGCATAAGTGGGCATGTAAGTAATCCATACCCAACCCTCCAGTAAGTCGTGACGAACTCACTTACAACACTCcattttggacgagactgactttatgaccaaaattatcttaattttacactATGTAGTCAATTTTGATACTAGAAATAATGTCTCTGACTCATATCAATGCCACATAGGCCGCTTAAAACCAGAGAAATTGGTTCTAAGGGGCAGTTACCCTTTAAATGGCACATGGTTACATCTGTATCTTTGTTTTAAGTCCAGTGCCTCAGGCTGTTGTTACATTTGTATCATTTGAAGGGCGCGCATCAAGAGCAAAGTAATTTGTATAATTTTACCTTGTCTGTGAAAACCATTAGCACAGGCAAGTCTGATTAGGCTTAGCCAGAGCCATTTCTTTCTTAATACATGTCTCTGGTAGGGCTTACCTATACCACAGCCTCTGTCATAGAAACAAACGGAGCATGGTTTCGTGTCCGTGGTTGCACCTTTACATAGCAGAAACCGCTCGTTTGTAACCCAAACCATTCAAAACTAAAGACCTATTTTACTTGAGCTACATTTTTCTTCTTTCTGGCTCAGACTCTCAGGACGCTCTTAAAAGGTACACACAAATTAATCCTCATGAGTAAGGaactatcaaaactatgaaaacatTTCAAATAAACCCTATTTAATCTTTTTAAAAACGGgtgtcacagaaaatagatgattTACATTATGGATCAGATGAGATGGAGGTCATTACCATTAAATAAATTAATAGGGATATTTTAAGTGTGCCAAATAATTTTCTATCCCATCAAGGTGTGCCACGGTTCAAAAACAATTGGGAACCACTGTtctagaccattccattggtcatTAAGTAAAATCTCCACTCAACTGGGGCCctgggccatgcaaaacgaactttCCCATTGTCAATGAGCGTCATCACTATCTTTCCTTTGCGGTACTTCAAACTGTCATTATTACCAGCTGAGATAAATGTTTATGAGTTCATTTTACTCCTGCCTCAGAGTTTGTCTGGACAGTGTCTTAAGATCATCTTAAAATCTATGAGCTGTGTTTTTTTGGTGTCTTAAAACAGGTTTCAACAGATTCCTAGGACCtgttctgagatgctttgtggatacgggcccaggtGGCAGAAAGGAAGATACTCAAGGCCTAgtcaaaaaacatttatttattctAACCAGGAATGCTGTTTTCCCTGAGAACAAGTAACTCAATATTACAAAATAATACATCTACACAATGTAGATTAGTCACATTAATATTCCCAGTCAGTGCAATTACCAGCTATTCACAGTATTCTAAAGGAATTAAGGCATACATTATGAATCTGTTATGGCACATAAGATGTACTTTGTCATTTCAGTTAAGAAAAAGACTATGTAAAGACTCTAGGGAAGCAAGTTCTACCCTATTGTTATTCCTTCATCCCTGACATATTTCATTAAAACAGGCTCAGGTCATAAGCTTCTCATGAATACCCCCTGTGCTTTACTCTCACTCCCAATCTCTCCTTCAGGTCATGACCAAAGCCCTTTTTAATAGTTACTGTACCTAGTACAATAGTTACTGTTTGTATGTCACAAAGGTGCTTTGAGTGTAATGAGCTGTTCTTACCAACAGTTTAGCTCCTACCGGAGCTTGAAAACACCAGTTCAAGATTGACAAGAGCAAACCTCATAACACATAGCAATGTCGTTTTTCAGCTCTGCTGTTAATTTTGTATTTCCAGTGATCATTGATTTCTTAGGTCTTTTGCATTGTATGTCATTtttcaaaacaacaaataaaGGCTGATGTTTAGTCTTTTAAAGGCATAGACGTAAATAATACTGAGTTGTTCAGTCTTAACTCAAATGTAATAACCCATGCTCACATGAAGCAAAGTAAAGATTTGCACCATATCCAAGGTGCACATTATTCTTTGGCTCACTGGTTATTAGAACTGGGGCTACCTGCTCATCGTCTATGACTCAGTATGAGCCCCTGAACACAAAGTGAGCTTTCAGTCATCCATATCGGACTGAGAATCTATAGAAAGAACATGAATACTCTCATAAACAAGTGCTTAATCCACATCTCTCTCTGCGAGCCATGTCCCACATCCTGGGGGttgctgtctgtcagtctgtggtTTACAGCGGAAACTTTCAGTTTCACCCTCTTTCCTCCGGCTCACATTGTTGTGTTATCCATTGTGTCTTGAATGTCAATCACCTCGAATCCGGGGTTGTCGATACCCAACTTCCTGTGGTGGTTGTTTTCGTTATTGTTGTGGTTGCGTTGGTCTGGATCACTCTGAAAGCATTGGACACAGTGTGGGGTCGTCACCGGCACGGTTCTGGAGAAGTTGGAGAAGTCCACATGGTACTTGCCCGTCTTGGTGCGGGAGATGATGGGCAGGAAGCTGTATCCCCATTGGACCTCCTGGGGGATGAAGGAGGTCCGCACCTGGCAGGCGGAGCTGGTGGACTCGGCCGTCCCGTCCAGGAAGACCACCAGCTCAAAGTCCTGCTGCTGGAGGGTGTCCACTGACATGTTGTAAAACGGACTGGCCTTGTCGATGATGTGGTACAATGTCAGCGGGCAGACAAAAAACAGGTTGTCCTTGCCAGCGTCTACTGCAAAGTCAATGCCTACCTGGTCGAGAATTATAGTCTCACCTTCCGGCGTGACAGTTGTCCTAAGCAGCTTGCCGTAGATTTGGCTCCCAATGAGCAAGGTCTTGCGGAGGTTGGCCACTCGGATCAGCAGGCACAGGCTGCCCTTCTTCAGGCAGATGACCGCTGTGTTACTGAAGGTCACTGTCTTTGCCCTCTTCTTGGGAAGGGAGATCTTGGCCAGGATCACCCCACACATGAAGCAGTTGACAAAGACCCCAATGAGGGATTGGACGACGATGAGGGCCACGGTGCCAGGGCAGTGCCCAGTGAGTGCCCGTCCACCATAACCAATTGTTGTCTGGGTCTCCAAGGAGTACAGGAAAGCCGTGGTGAGCCCATTGACATTGTCTATACAACTGACATGGCTGTCTGTGCTGTTCTGTCCAATCAGATCCCCATTACTCTTGGCAATCCAGTACCACAGAAGGCTGAAGACGAACCAGCTGCCTGTGAAGGAGGCGACAAAGAGGAGGAGGACGAAACGCCAGCGGATTTCCACAACCGTCGTCCAGAAGTCCCCCAGGAAGGCAAAGTGGTTGTGGTACTCGATGTTGCCAAACTCAATGTTGCAGCGGCCATCTTTGGTCACCAGACGGGTCTGGCGGATTCTGCCCTCCATCAGGTGGTCATGGATGTGTCTCTGGACGAACTGGAACATCCTGGAGCTTtgggaagaaaaaaaacaataacAAGTGTGTAAGACCGGGATAAACCGCAATGGAGAAACCACAAACGTGGGCAACTAGCAAACACTAGTTTTAGTTAGTTATAGAAAATGAACATcaataaaaataatataaaaaataataataacttcaGTGTTGTTTATCTCAGTCAAAGTTTTGACTAACCTTCTTTTTCTTTCATAAAACACCTCGTCAGCAATAGATTTGAAAATGTATCTTTGATATTCCACTCATTTCTACTCCTAACAACGCATATTACATTTGAGCTCAGATATATGAGATAAAAACACAACATTTTGTGTTTTATTTGTTTGAGAGCCTCAGGAGATTAAATAGTTGACAGAAGTTACATTTGATATTTCACGGTTACTCACCCTACAAAGTGATGTGGGTACATTTGTGGTTCTAATTGTTCCACTTTTGTTCCACAAATCTAATCCCTGGCAGCAGTTCCACTGAAGGGAAACCAGACAATAGTAATGACCTTGCACTTTAAAATCTATTGCCTAAATTACTATGGCAACACAATTAACTGTTTAACATAGGTCACTCATCCTCTAATAAAACTCAATGAGGCAACACTATTTCTGCCATTAAAAGACAACAGCCTTTTTTCACAATTAGAAAAGTGAACACGTTCACCTTCCTCTCCTATTcagcaaacaaaaacaaaacttcTCACTTCATAAAAAATCCCATAACAATACTTAAGAAATAGATCACTGTCACACTGTCGGTCTGTCTATCTGAACAGCAGAAAATCCACTTCACGTACCTGCTAAGTGAAACCATGGGCCAAACTGCAGAGACAGGATCAGTCTGGGAACTCACACTCCTCCGAGTGAGTTGGCATGTAGGCGTTGCAAAGGTTTTAATCCACAGTGAAATGTCCTAATCCCAGCCACATGCCACGGTGTACAGCCCTCATACAGACAGACAAGAGTCGGAATGTTACAATAGTGCGCCACTATTTTAGTGCCAAGTCAACATCCCACCACACTCTCCTCCAGAGTCCCCAGTATAGCCACTCACTCCATCCCCAGTCAGGGTGTCGTGGTTGGCTGTGGCTCCCCCTGAAATGGTGGCCCATTGTACATGgtatccaccaccaccaccacacgtGAAGGCTCAACTCCAAAAATGTAGCATCCTGGATTCCATGGCCACAGAGTTTGCCAGAAAGCACACAATAACTATTGCAGACAGAAGGTGCACCTATTGAAGAGGGGACAACGTAACCAGTGCAGCACTCATGCTGTTATTTGTTTTCAACTCCCCTGAGAACATTAGGGCTTTGTGTTGAGGACCACACaaataaatcttttttttttcgcTGGTCCCCAACAACCCCTCCTCCTCAAAACTTCAGCCTTCTTAGTATCTGCATCAGAATTAAGTATGCTGGAGTGGCAGGGAGCAGTGGGCGGTACTCCAGCAGCAGAATGAGTTTGGAAAATATTATTTGTCTCAACTGTGGAACACATATGCGGAATGGCCgtctggcaattctggcaaatgccagaaaGCCTGGAAAAATTTAAGAAACTTTGATTCTTGAGTGTAGTTGTCCTTTAATTCAGTGTGCATGCCCTGCACTCATCACATGTGCACTAAGCGCACATGTGATGAGTTCGCAAGTCAAATGCCCACTTGTGGTGCCACTGGACAGCAAAAAACGAGTACGTTTacctttatttattgtaatttaaatTAGTTTGTAGTAGTTAAGTGTTGCGCTAGATTACGCAGCTACTAATAGGAAatgtatggtttaaacatgtctttaatgtttatttgtgttagctgttagtgataattcCAAGTGTTAATAAATGTGTGTTTACATCATAATGGccaaaggtgtctgactttaTAGTAAGTACAGCGCCATATGATATGAAGGACAAAGgggaagggggatacctagtcagttgtacaactaaatgcattcaactgaaatgtgtcttccacatttaacccaacccctctgaatataagacatttatgaatgtgttatgaatgacgaAAGGGGTCTGACATTAAAGTAAGTACAGCATCATGCAATATAGCatctttatggatgtgttatgaatgaccgaaggtgtctcacttcaaacaaagtattacaggacattacataggtTATTAACATTCTGCTGATGTATGAAAGACAGCCACAAAGTCCTAATTATAGCTAAACCCTTCCCATTTCCACAATTCCTCTTCTTACAATGTGatgttaaacctaaccctaactaatgaagGCCAAGTTTGATGTGTTGGTCCACCAGATCTTTTGGGCgcatttgggcggaagtgtctgggaacgagattaggttcaatgtgactaacatgacttCACTTTAGTGCGTGTGCCATCCTtcagcacaacatgtcaccctttataaagcacatttgacattggtgattatgtcacccagttatgccacatttatgaaccctttataaagcatgacatacggttatagatgctttgtaatACATtaatgtagtgcttatgaaggcattTTGAAGCCGTTATAAGCTAAACGTCATTTAAAGCTGGACTGACTGTGCCACTATGAACAATGAcatgataagtaaaaaataataaattacTCTTAAAATGTAGTTAGGTAACACTAAATGGCTACACTGAATTATCGGCTGATGATGTTGAAGAACTACTCAAAAAAATTTAATATGGATTAGGACAACCAAATTATGAACTTACCTTTTTTTTACTAAGAACTTGTGAACTTGAGACAAGTATGGTAATTGGGCTGTTGATGGAGTATACAAAAGTAtatagacaccccttcaaattagtggattccgctatttcagccacgccctttgctgacaggtgtataaaatcgagcacacagccatgcaatcgccatagacaaacattggcagtagattggccttactgaagagctcagtgactttcaacgtagcaccgtcataggatgccacctttccaacaagtcagttcgtcatatttctgccctactagagctgccccggtcaactgtaaatgctgttattgtgaagtggaaacgtctaggagcaacaacagctcaaccacgaaatggtaggccacacaagctcacagaacgggaccgccaagcgCTGAAGCGTGTAgagcgtaaaaatcatctgtcctcggttgcaacactcactaagttccaaactgcctctggaagcaacgtcagcacaataattgttaGTTGAAATGGGTGCTAGTAGCGTTTCAGTCGGTGACGTCACtcactctgagaccttgaagtagttgtttcctttGCTCTGGAAGGGCCATGGCTTTTCTGGAGCGATAGGTAATGATGCTTCGTGGGAGGTAGTTGTTGatgagggtccctggttcaagcccaggttgggATAAGGAGAAGGACAGAAGCAATACTGTTACATTGAGAGGTTTATGAGATGTTAATTTCTCTCTCCTTTAAATTCCCAAAATATAATCCATTCACATGTTCTCTTTTAGACTAATGGTCAAAATGGACAATGGTCAAATCAGCGAGGCAACAACAGATTGTGGTCTGGAGGGCGTAATAGAAATGTTTCCTTTTTCCATGTCATAACTCGGTTCAACTTTGTGACACTGGGTGAAGGCTAACTTTGCATGAGACTGTGCATTGTTATTAGTTTTCTGCTCAATACAACTGAGATGTACTAGTAAAATAAGTATGATTTCTCATGTCCCTGTGCTGCTTTGCATCCCCTGTTTACAATACACTGTGTTGTCTATTTCGCTCACTGAATCAGTTAGAGAAAATGTTGAACTGTACAACAGCAGGTACGCTGTAACAGAAAACGGTAATATATATGGTAATTTGgggtattatcaacagtaaaataagttttactgcagcatactgtaaatgatGGTGCAATGTGGGAAAATGTTTTAAGCAAGGAAATTATTGCTGTATTTCGAATGGTACTGAAATTCAACCGCACAGAATCCAGTACCGTATCTTTGGAGAGCcaaaaaaccttttgaccactagtgggtgcatggtattgtgGCTGCCAATGCCTACTTGACTCAAAAATGATCAGGTGATTCTGCATCTACTAGGAGAAATCTCTATCTTTCCATCTCCCAGTCTTCTGCAGACAGGGAGCCAAGCCATGTGCTTGACACACACATTGAGGGGAGGTAATCTGTGCTTAAGTCAGTCAGCAAGAATTTGAGCgagcgagcagagagagagagagagagagagagagagagagagagagagagagagcgagaggggtaaTTAGGAGATATAACACAAATGGGAAGGATGACTGCAACTGGTAGGAAGCACTGGAGCCTGGATGGGAGTTGAGTGATGCCTTGGTGGCTTCTTGGAAAGTTAAGTTACCTCCATTGGAACCAAAAGGTAGGAACCACTCTAAACAGGTATAGCCTGGTGTGTGATGCTTCAGCAGGTCCTCTGGACTTTAGCTGCCATGCATTGTTGAATGTAATTTGAGTGACACGATAGCTTACTAGTTCAATgcaagtaataaagggaaat
This window encodes:
- the LOC121574424 gene encoding ATP-sensitive inward rectifier potassium channel 1-like, which encodes MVSLSSSRMFQFVQRHIHDHLMEGRIRQTRLVTKDGRCNIEFGNIEYHNHFAFLGDFWTTVVEIRWRFVLLLFVASFTGSWFVFSLLWYWIAKSNGDLIGQNSTDSHVSCIDNVNGLTTAFLYSLETQTTIGYGGRALTGHCPGTVALIVVQSLIGVFVNCFMCGVILAKISLPKKRAKTVTFSNTAVICLKKGSLCLLIRVANLRKTLLIGSQIYGKLLRTTVTPEGETIILDQVGIDFAVDAGKDNLFFVCPLTLYHIIDKASPFYNMSVDTLQQQDFELVVFLDGTAESTSSACQVRTSFIPQEVQWGYSFLPIISRTKTGKYHVDFSNFSRTVPVTTPHCVQCFQSDPDQRNHNNNENNHHRKLGIDNPGFEVIDIQDTMDNTTM